A region from the Drosophila bipectinata strain 14024-0381.07 chromosome 3R, DbipHiC1v2, whole genome shotgun sequence genome encodes:
- the LOC108121989 gene encoding serine/arginine repetitive matrix protein 5 produces the protein MAEAIQAACENLNSIVEYLATMRVCEIRQYLEFLGVQHVEVLGCIILFVLMQFTKFTVVLLLAICLAYGIFYLWDTFFPELSEFSQRSIKAFKSVRTSADLPPFNFNTNTEAAPGEHVIFPKKVFSNPFSPSSKQMLLPLLPNATGKTLQTFSQQTDRHVVSSKQDRTKKDEFNRPRSQPYSPREPRGQNQKEYRGSSGARDTYDTRKHRQDRPERSDRHERSYWSSERDRDRGLSQAGRRTSQIATGSGGAGEPRRGSHTIRVPTITNGLVNLTKLPTVTSETLRRLPNMTSGESRRTKEDSRRLPVVTSGEMSEMRRVPKVTSGNNDSRWLTPGEQRDSRRSSHPQGGGGENRRTSHSGGGESKSRRYSERPHPNQGRRPEERSDDHRQQKEQDQRPRQHRQSTKPDEGRHSRQRRVSNSRSGITSRQFPDEHLERLKMENRDFQTRTLNAGNPGHPFYRNGATSNRTSDRFLPHNGALSNPTSQRALPSKQERETSGYHHSDRRESQRNTTSNKKDYDRDRPHRKPSSRN, from the exons ATGGCGGAAGCCATTCAGGCTGCCTGTGAAAATCTAAATTCCATCGTGGAGTACCTGGCTACCATGCGTGTCTGCGAGATACGACAGTACCTGGAATTTCTCGGGGTTCAGCATGTGGAAGTTTTGGGTTGCATTATCCTGTTTGTGCTGATGCAATTCACAAAGTTCACGGTTGTATTACTACTGGCCATTTGCCTGGCGTATGGAATATTCTATCTG TGGGATACATTCTTCCCGGAGTTGAGCGAATTCAGCCAAAGAAGTATTAAGGCTTTCAAGAGTGTTCGTACATCTGCTGACCTTCCTCCGTTTAACTTCAATACAAACACTGAAGCAGCTCCGG GAGAGCACGtcattttcccaaaaaaggtATTTTCCAATCCGTTCTCTCCAAGTAGCAAACAAATGCTGCTCCCCCTGTTGCCCAATGCCACCGGAAAGACCCTGCAAACTTTCAGCCAACAGACAGACCGGCATGTTGTTTCTTCAAAACAAGATCGAACGAAAAAGGATGAGTTTAATCGACCTCGGTCTCAACCATACAGTCCCAGAGAACCACGAGGGCAAAATCAAAAGGAATACCGTGGGTCGTCTGGTGCCAGGGATACCTACGACACTCGAAAGCATCGTCAGGACCGACCGGAGCGCTCGGACAGGCACGAGCGGTCTTACTGGAGTTCGGAAAGGGATCGCGATCGAGGCTTATCCCAAGCTGGACGAAGGACATCCCAAATAGCAACTGGTAGTGGCGGAGCTGGGGAGCCAAGGCGAGGATCTCATACCATAAGAGTTCCGACCATCACCAATGGACTCGTAAACCTTACTAAATTGCCCACGGTCACCAGCGAGACGCTGAGGCGACTGCCAAATATGACCAGCGGAGAGTCCCGACGAACCAAAGAGGATTCCCGCAGATTGCCGGTCGTGACAAGCGGAGAAATGAGTGAAATGAGACGAGTACCTAAAGTAACCAGTGGCAATAACGACTCCCGTTGGTTAACCCCTGGGGAACAGAGGGACTCCCGCAGGAGTTCTCATCCCCAGGGTGGCGGCGGCGAAAATCGTCGAACTTCCCATTCTGGTGGCGGTGAGTCAAAGTCGCGCCGTTACTCTGAGCGACCCCATCCAAATCAAGGGCGTCGCCCGGAGGAACGTTCCGATGATCACAGACAGCAGAAGGAACAAGATCAACGACCACGGCAGCACCGACAATCGACAAAGCCCGACGAAGGTCGACACTCGAGGCAGCGACGCGTCAGCAATAGTCGATCTGGGATTACCAGTCGCCAGTTTCCGGATGAGCACTTGGAGCGGCTGAAGATGGAGAATCGCGACTTTCAGACACGAACCTTGAACGCCGGCAACCCTGGGCATCCATTTTACCGTAACGGAGCTACAAGTAACCGCACTTCCGATAGGTTTTTGCCCCATAATGGGGCTTTAAGTAACCCCACTTCCCAGAGGGCTTTGCCCTCCAAGCAGGAACGCGAAACATCGGGCTATCACCACAGTGACAGACGTGAATCCCAAAGGAATACCACATCAA ACAAAAAGGACTACGACAGGGACAGACCACACAGAAAACCATCCTCCCGGAATTAG
- the LOC108121991 gene encoding pyridoxal phosphate homeostasis protein, whose protein sequence is MLRRTMAEFDVKGGLQHVLKRIDEVLLQRPKEIKTARPLLVAVSKTKPADAVIEAYQAGQRDFGENYVQELEEKSRHPDIVAQCPDIRWHFIGHMQSNKINKVISVPNLHMIQTVDSQKLATKLDTAWSKQQPPKDKPLEVLIQINTSGEDVKSGIEPKEAPALYEFIKINLKHLKLMGIMTIGAYGFDYSKGPNPDFVSLMQVHRSICETHSLTPDSVLVSMGMSNDYDRAIEMGSTVVRVGTSIFGYRPAKA, encoded by the exons ATGCTGCGGCGCACAATGGCGGAGTTTGATGTAAAGGGCGGTCTGCAGCACGTATTGAAGCGAATTGATGAGGTGCTCCTGCAGCGGCCCAAG GAAATCAAAACAGCCAGACCCCTTCTCGTGGCTGTGAGCAAAACAAAACCAGCGGATGCAGTAATCGAAGCCTATCAAGCTGGGCAAAGGGACTTTGGGGAGAACTATGTTCAAGAGCTGGAGGAAAAGAGCCGGCATCCGGACATCGTGGCCCAGTGCCCTGACATAAGATGGCATTTTATTGGACACATGCAGAGCAATAAGATTAACAAG GTTATATCTGTGCCCAATCTACACATGATCCAAACCGTGGACAGTCAGAAACTTGCCACCAAACTAGATACAGCTTGGTCGAAACAGCAGCCACCAAAAGATAAGCCATTGGAAGTGCTCATCCAGATCAATACTAGCGGCGAAGATG TGAAAAGTGGAATCGAACCAAAAGAGGCACCTGCCCTATACGAATTTATCAAGATCAACCTGAAGCACCTTAAACTGATGGGCATAATGACCATTGGCGCCTATGGCTTTGACTACAGCAAAGGTCCCAATCCGGATTTTGTCTCCCTTATGCAAGTGCACCGCTCCATATGCGAGACGCATTCATTGACTCCCGATTCCGTACTCGTGTCTATGGGAATGTCAAACGACTACGACCGGGCG ATCGAAATGGGCAGCACGGTTGTGCGGGTGGGCACATCTATTTTCGGCTATCGGCCGGCCAAGGCGTGA
- the Bet5 gene encoding trafficking protein particle complex subunit 1, with the protein MTIFNLYIFDKFGTLLHYAEWNRTKKSGITREEEAKLTYGMLFSIKSFVSKISPHDPKEGFLYYKTNRYALHYLETPSGLKFVLNTDTAAINVKELLQQLYAKVWVEYVVRDPLWTPGTVVTSQLFQDKLDEFVKQSPIFGIRNI; encoded by the exons ATGACGATCTTCAATCTGTACATATTTGATAAATTTGGAACTCTATTGCACTATGCTGAGTGGAATCGCACTAAGAAATCTGGCATAACAAGAGAAGAG gaGGCCAAACTCACCTACGGAATGCTGTTTTCTATTAAATCCTTTGTAAGTAAGATATCTCCTCATGATCCCAAGGAGGGCTTCCTCTACTACAAAACAAATCGCTACGCCCTGCATTATTTGGAAACACCATCCGGATTAAA ATTTGTTCTTAACACGGACACAGCTGCCATTAATGTAAAGGAGCTGCTGCAACAGCTGTACGCCAAAGTGTGGGTGGAGTACGTGGTTAGAGACCCTCTATGGACACCGGGCACGGTCGTCACCTCGCAACTGTTCCAGGACAAGCTGGACGAATTTGTTAAACAGTCGCCCATTTTTGGCATTCGCAATATCTAG
- the LOC108121975 gene encoding acyl-CoA Delta-9 desaturase has translation MGHLSTSERVCSKTPTPGDASPPPLLARRAKLANGDAQQQVRRGEDSSPELPPRGKLSLPQKDETPKKVVPQSIVNHVPKDQINLEEYKRTFVGDNVLGWQFNAPLKWDKVIQISLLHLVAVGVLLTYPLHRLNWYSVVWAFFVGGVAGFGVTAGAHRFWTHRSYKANGILRSLLMISYCVAGQNTLYDWVRDHRVHHKYSETDADPHNANRGFFFSHVGWLMMLKHPEVLRRGRQIDMSDILEDPVVQFHQKYFYALKLVFCFILPTVIPVYCFGEAWSLAFAQQCLFRYVSSLNFTWSVNSAAHLWGSRPYDKRIMPSENIFVSVISMGEGWHNYHHVFPWDYKAAELGNYKVNFTTMVLDGFHKLGWAWNMKQPSKDLVRRILEKYGDGSHASLGLDSEKDYAAVGASQMVGNVHYAEVPDPELEYDAESSSTESAKLDENENEGERMKKTKKMICT, from the exons ATGGGTCATCTTTCCACTTCGGAACGCGTGTGCAGCAAGACGCCGACTCCAGGCGACGCTAGTCCTCCGCCgcttttggccagaagggccaAACTGGCCAACGGTGATGCCCAGCAGCAAGTTCGGCGGGGCGAGGACTCCTCCCCGGAGCTTCCGCCGCGCGGCAAGCTCTCCCTTCCTCAGAAGGACGAAACTCCCAAAAAGGTCGTCCCCCAGTCGATCGTTAATCACGTGCCCAAGGACCAAATCAACCTCGAGGAGTACAAGCGCACCTTTGTGGGTGACAATGTGCTCGGCTGGCAGTTCAATGCCCCCCTAAAGTGGGACAAAGTCATCCAGATCTCGCTCCTCCACCTGGTGGCTGTCGGCGTCCTGTTAACCTATCCGCTCCACAGGCTCAACTGGTACAGTGTTGTCTGGG CGTTCTTTGTTGGTGGCGTGGCCGGCTTCGGAGTTACCGCCGGAGCCCACAGATTTTGGACCCATCGCAGCTACAAGGCCAATGGGATACTTCGAAGCCTCCTGATGATCAGCTACTGTGTCGCCGGACAG AATACCCTTTACGACTGGGTTCGTGACCATCGGGTCCACCACAAATACTCAGAGACGGATGCCGATCCGCATAATGCCAACCGCGGATTCTTTTTCTCCCACGTGGGCTGGCTGATGATGCTCAAGCACCCGGAAGTTCTCCGCCGCGGTCGTCAGATCGACATGTCTGATATTCTGGAGGATCCCGTCGTCCAATTCCACCAGAAGTACTTCTATGCCCTCAAGCTTGTATTCTGCTTCATCCTTCCGACGGTTATTCCTGTCTACTGCTTTGGCGAGGCCTGGTCCCTGGCCTTTGCCCAGCAGTGCCTCTTCCGTTACGTTAGCAGCCTGAACTTCACCTGGTCCGTGAACAGTGCCGCCCATCTCTGGGGATCCCGTCCTTACGATAA GCGTATCATGCCCAGCGAAAACATCTTTGTATCTGTGATCTCCATGGGTGAGGGCTGGCACAACTACCACCATGTCTTCCCCTGGGACTACAAAGCAGCTGAGCTCGGCAACTACAAAGTCAACTTTACCACCATGGTGCTGGACGGTTTCCACAAGCTGGGATGGGCCTGGAACATGAAGCAGCCCTCCAAGGATCTGGTGCGTCGCATTCTGGAGAAGTATGGAGATGGTAGCCATGCTTCACTTGGCTTGGACTCTGAAAAGGATTATGCTGCGGTTGGAGCTAGCCAGATGGTGGGAAATGTTCACTATGCCGAGGTGCCCGATCCGGAGCTGGAGTACGATGCGGAGTCGAGCAGCACAGAGAGCGCCAAGCTGGATGAGAACGAGAACGAGGGCGAGCGGATGAAGAAAACCAAGAAGATGATCTGCACCTAA